In a genomic window of Methanogenium sp. S4BF:
- the pstB gene encoding phosphate ABC transporter ATP-binding protein PstB: MDTSAVIETQGVNLWYGDTQALKDVSVRFQELTITALIGPSGCGKSTLLRCFNRMNDLIPSCRIDGGISYHGTDMYDPSVDPVHLRKRVGMVFQRPNPFPKSIYDNITYGPRMHGIRDRATLDHITEESLKKAALWDEVKDRLNASALGLSGGQQQRLCIARTLAVNPDVILMDEPCSALDPIATAKIESLMEELRSQYTVIIVTHSMQQAARVSDYTGFMYMGELIEFGETAKIFENPEKELTNNYITGRFG; this comes from the coding sequence ATGGACACATCAGCAGTAATCGAAACACAGGGAGTAAATCTCTGGTACGGGGACACCCAGGCATTGAAGGATGTCTCGGTCAGGTTTCAGGAATTGACCATCACCGCCCTCATCGGGCCTTCAGGGTGCGGGAAATCAACCCTTCTGCGGTGTTTTAACCGTATGAATGACCTCATCCCGTCCTGCAGAATCGATGGCGGGATCTCATATCATGGAACTGACATGTATGACCCTTCCGTCGACCCGGTGCATCTCAGGAAACGGGTTGGCATGGTATTCCAGCGCCCCAACCCGTTCCCGAAGTCAATCTATGACAACATCACCTACGGGCCGCGGATGCACGGCATCCGTGATCGTGCAACGCTTGATCACATTACCGAAGAGAGCCTGAAAAAGGCCGCACTCTGGGATGAAGTGAAAGATCGCCTCAATGCGTCTGCACTTGGCCTCTCCGGTGGACAGCAGCAGCGCCTCTGTATCGCCAGGACCCTTGCCGTAAATCCGGATGTCATCTTAATGGATGAACCGTGCTCGGCACTTGATCCGATTGCGACTGCAAAGATTGAGTCGCTGATGGAGGAGCTCAGGAGTCAGTACACCGTAATCATTGTGACGCATTCCATGCAGCAGGCGGCACGGGTGAGTGACTATACCGGATTCATGTACATGGGGGAACTCATTGAGTTTGGGGAGACCGCAAAGATCTTTGAGAACCCGGAAAAAGAACTGACAAATAATTACATCACCGGGAGGTTTGGATAA
- the phoU gene encoding phosphate signaling complex protein PhoU, with the protein MTFESFHQELDAIQARVLAMAELSMGMLTDGMRSLDSLDEQLANDVMDRKTLLSEMHEEIEDRIMRLHVLYHPVAADLRRVVCYNVMNYSLYRVGRMGKGLAKNVLTVNKEIQGVPRDSLIVMGDMVVGMLEDVITAFRTSTVVDPVSLGRRDDQVDAMRAGIFRECLTYMMEDPRNIPSGIECVTASRHLERAADHACIMAEKVYFMVKGTRVEIR; encoded by the coding sequence ATGACGTTTGAATCGTTTCATCAGGAACTGGACGCCATCCAGGCACGTGTCCTGGCAATGGCAGAGCTTTCAATGGGGATGCTTACTGATGGCATGCGGTCTCTGGATTCATTGGACGAACAACTGGCAAATGATGTCATGGATCGTAAAACTCTCCTTTCCGAAATGCATGAAGAGATTGAAGACCGCATTATGCGTCTCCATGTGCTCTATCACCCGGTGGCAGCAGACCTCCGGAGAGTCGTCTGTTATAATGTGATGAACTACTCCCTGTACCGGGTCGGAAGAATGGGGAAAGGTCTCGCAAAAAATGTACTGACGGTGAATAAAGAGATACAGGGTGTCCCACGGGACAGCCTCATCGTCATGGGTGATATGGTTGTTGGCATGCTTGAGGATGTCATCACCGCTTTCCGGACATCAACGGTGGTAGATCCCGTCTCGCTGGGGCGGCGCGACGATCAGGTGGATGCGATGAGGGCAGGTATCTTCCGTGAATGCCTCACGTATATGATGGAAGACCCGCGGAATATCCCCAGCGGCATTGAATGCGTCACCGCCTCGCGCCACCTGGAACGAGCCGCTGATCATGCCTGCATTATGGCAGAGAAAGTGTACTTCATGGTGAAAGGGACACGCGTGGAAATTCGGTAA
- a CDS encoding PAS domain-containing sensor histidine kinase gives MEPEYSGQITGGETIPVAGFSCEGSLIFSNRAYRKIAGTGEETDVPAGLAAGDREEFLSAVRKACSGTACSLQAELAPSGIRTRFSLFSSSDKYGPFALAVAVPDSFDDGAGAPVTLTSNLPFPAGDEAVLIADVDRRILDVNELACQWLGYTRKEMLRLGIDDIVAPVCRESTPGLHACLLEKGGGLFENLHVTRDGRVFPVEVHAMVIDYRGKPALLSLSRPITEIRRTECASDALSEMEKKYRSFFEAASEGFIVTDCDGVVLDINERFAALLDQPKRLVMGHSLFSFLAVEGAYEPESLIRSAIENGSVRFEAGVISGTSGGLALECCPITLQGEQCIQVIAREIPSVGRSPEDEFSPSSSLYLSAFDVSGTGLMIIDRNDRVVHANPEVERILGASADEMRGQPWADFVEDSVDPAIAEDADVSEGDGAFRIKNHEITFRNINGSEIPAVISVRDIPGTSLYIASVQDISLQREMIGALSSHREMFEKLFSSGCEAFILLDDTYEIRMWNTAAEEMFGYGADEVMGRNIFPLLFSRGPEEGQRIFQRFLEPDATSSGCTPAELSLSTKEGGAVHTEASVSRFTHQGHPYFLLIIRDNTERYRFIESLTESEEFLRFAIDAARVGIWDYDIEEDFFTMSEDVYAMLSLNRQHSSASRVSSDVWRTILHPDDLLTAESISLALMSGSITDFESEQRLRTAGGTWNWFALEGKVVEYDTTGRPQRVVGIIRDIQDKKQAESAIREANRKLSLLAGITRHDILNQIQGLLFYSEEMKTGEYTVDEMVVMAGKIYEMTETINRQIVLTRNYDMLGTEPPVWQNIHYLADEIITGMDTMGLVYRNESPMVEVYADYLFADVLRTVFENASRHAEGATTLNVRFAESDNGGVLTIEDNGCGIPLKYKEKIFSHGFSKGTGGRLFIAREIAGVTGIELYEDGEAGSGARFALRIPKSGYRFVGTEERDEL, from the coding sequence ATGGAGCCTGAATATTCTGGGCAGATAACAGGGGGTGAAACGATACCGGTAGCAGGCTTTTCCTGTGAGGGCAGCCTGATCTTTTCAAATCGCGCCTACCGGAAAATCGCAGGAACCGGGGAGGAAACAGACGTGCCTGCGGGTCTGGCAGCAGGAGATCGGGAGGAGTTTCTTTCTGCAGTCCGGAAGGCATGCAGCGGGACTGCATGTTCCCTGCAGGCAGAGCTGGCGCCGTCCGGAATCAGGACCCGCTTTTCCCTGTTTTCATCCTCGGATAAATATGGTCCGTTTGCACTGGCCGTTGCGGTTCCGGATAGCTTTGATGATGGTGCGGGTGCACCTGTGACGCTGACATCGAATCTGCCCTTTCCGGCAGGAGATGAAGCGGTCTTAATCGCTGATGTGGACCGCAGGATTCTGGACGTAAATGAACTGGCCTGTCAATGGCTTGGATACACCAGAAAAGAGATGCTCAGACTCGGGATTGATGATATTGTTGCACCGGTATGCCGTGAATCAACACCCGGCCTCCATGCCTGTCTTCTGGAAAAAGGGGGCGGTTTATTTGAAAATCTGCATGTCACCCGGGATGGCAGGGTATTTCCGGTGGAGGTGCATGCCATGGTGATCGATTATCGCGGAAAACCTGCCCTGCTCTCCCTGTCACGGCCCATCACAGAGATCCGACGAACAGAATGTGCGTCAGATGCGCTCTCTGAAATGGAAAAGAAATACCGTTCATTCTTTGAGGCGGCAAGTGAGGGATTCATTGTCACTGACTGTGATGGGGTGGTGCTTGATATCAATGAGCGGTTCGCTGCCCTCCTTGATCAGCCCAAACGTCTGGTGATGGGGCATAGTCTCTTTTCATTTCTCGCGGTTGAAGGAGCATATGAACCGGAATCTTTGATCCGGTCAGCCATTGAAAATGGCTCTGTCCGGTTTGAGGCGGGGGTGATATCCGGCACCAGCGGTGGTCTGGCACTGGAATGCTGTCCGATTACGCTCCAGGGTGAGCAGTGTATTCAGGTAATCGCCCGTGAAATTCCTTCTGTGGGGCGCTCCCCGGAAGATGAGTTCAGTCCTTCCTCCAGCCTTTACCTGTCCGCCTTTGATGTGTCGGGCACGGGTCTGATGATCATCGACCGGAATGACCGTGTTGTCCATGCAAATCCCGAGGTTGAACGTATCCTCGGCGCATCTGCGGATGAAATGAGGGGACAGCCATGGGCAGACTTTGTGGAAGACTCCGTGGACCCTGCGATCGCAGAGGACGCAGATGTTTCAGAAGGAGATGGGGCATTCCGCATCAAAAATCATGAAATAACGTTCAGAAATATCAATGGCTCTGAAATCCCTGCGGTGATCTCGGTCCGCGATATTCCGGGGACATCCCTGTACATTGCATCCGTGCAGGATATCTCCCTGCAGCGTGAGATGATAGGTGCCCTCTCTTCCCACCGGGAGATGTTTGAGAAACTCTTCTCATCGGGCTGTGAGGCGTTCATTCTGCTGGATGATACCTACGAGATCCGGATGTGGAATACTGCTGCAGAAGAGATGTTTGGATACGGTGCGGATGAAGTCATGGGACGGAATATCTTTCCTCTGCTCTTCTCCCGTGGTCCGGAAGAAGGACAGCGTATATTCCAGCGGTTCCTTGAACCGGATGCCACCTCTTCCGGATGCACCCCGGCGGAACTCTCCCTCAGCACCAAAGAGGGGGGTGCCGTTCATACAGAAGCATCGGTGTCCCGGTTCACTCATCAGGGACATCCCTATTTCCTGCTCATCATACGGGACAATACAGAACGCTACCGGTTTATCGAATCGCTCACGGAAAGCGAGGAGTTTCTCCGGTTTGCAATTGATGCTGCCCGGGTGGGCATCTGGGATTATGACATTGAAGAGGACTTCTTCACCATGAGTGAGGATGTCTATGCAATGCTCTCCCTTAACCGGCAGCATTCTTCTGCATCCCGTGTTTCTTCGGATGTCTGGCGTACGATTCTGCATCCGGATGATCTCCTGACTGCTGAAAGCATCAGCCTCGCACTCATGAGCGGAAGCATCACTGATTTTGAGTCTGAACAGAGACTGCGAACCGCCGGCGGCACATGGAACTGGTTTGCCCTGGAAGGAAAGGTAGTCGAGTATGACACTACCGGGCGGCCCCAGCGGGTGGTCGGCATCATCCGTGATATACAGGACAAAAAACAGGCTGAATCTGCCATCCGGGAGGCAAACCGGAAACTGAGTCTTTTGGCAGGTATTACCCGGCATGACATCCTGAACCAGATACAGGGTCTGCTCTTCTATTCCGAAGAGATGAAGACCGGTGAATACACGGTGGACGAGATGGTGGTGATGGCCGGTAAGATCTATGAGATGACAGAAACAATCAACCGCCAGATTGTCCTGACACGGAATTATGATATGCTCGGCACAGAGCCGCCGGTCTGGCAGAACATCCATTACCTGGCCGATGAAATTATAACAGGGATGGATACCATGGGGCTTGTCTACCGGAATGAATCCCCGATGGTGGAAGTCTATGCTGATTATCTCTTTGCAGATGTCCTCAGAACCGTTTTTGAGAATGCATCCCGGCATGCAGAGGGTGCAACAACACTGAATGTACGGTTTGCAGAGAGCGATAACGGCGGTGTTCTCACTATTGAGGATAATGGGTGCGGCATCCCCCTCAAATACAAAGAAAAGATCTTTTCCCATGGATTTTCCAAAGGAACAGGCGGAAGACTGTTCATCGCCCGTGAAATTGCGGGGGTGACCGGTATTGAACTCTATGAGGATGGTGAAGCAGGCTCCGGCGCCCGGTTTGCGCTCCGTATTCCAAAGTCCGGATACCGGTTCGTGGGAACGGAAGAGAGAGATGAGCTATAA
- a CDS encoding CHASE4 domain-containing protein, whose product MRVNTRNVLVICAVILAIGVAFIISSQYFLIAGIQEIETEEITGDLITAQHAIDRQGENLAVLASDYAGWDDTYTFISDLNPAYIKSNLVPETFSGIDIESILYFDTVGNLIYADSYDPETGEILPVSTLLADALQSLPLISSPASAGDELSGILNTPGEIWIFAAQPIRTSDRQSPSRGHLVMVSPFTSGTVTKIAKDTNMDIRMAPLPTGDDRAPGLTGADDTADTGIQIVRSQKEIAASTLVYDVTGKTSLLLTITSPRDTYLLGQKAVLNSVILFIIVVLIGSVFVYLYLGRHLTRRIENISRGVRKISGSASYHVRLIDGGNDELTAIVRSVNSLLDTIQTSLVQIEGAGRAREESERKYRHLFEAANEAIFILDGVVICECNRAAEEMTGCGRNDLTGKRLSEIMGTCSIDPDGNVLREHTEAAYAGEPQHFTCERHQDNEPVRHFSVSLSRFTGTKTVYLLAVVRDITTFVKNKEHLRITQFSVDNADDAIYWVKRDGSVTYGNIAACRSLGYTPEELTSLKTWDINPTLSPDTWPSVWNRIADGSRVHEESILKRSDNTAFPIAQTNSHLSTQGEEFTCIFARDMTETVEMREREKEALRQIEENLLSLAILNDHIRNPLTVISATADLHDTESREIILSQVDQIDEIVRKLDQGWLESAKIREFLIKHYDFEEDTDREERENDPEEK is encoded by the coding sequence GTGCGGGTAAATACCAGAAATGTCCTCGTCATTTGTGCCGTAATACTGGCAATCGGCGTTGCATTCATCATCAGCTCCCAGTATTTCCTCATTGCAGGAATACAGGAGATAGAAACAGAAGAGATCACCGGTGATCTCATTACAGCACAGCATGCTATTGACCGGCAGGGAGAGAATCTTGCAGTCCTTGCGTCAGACTATGCCGGATGGGACGACACATACACTTTTATCTCTGACCTGAATCCGGCTTATATCAAGAGTAATCTGGTTCCTGAAACATTCTCCGGCATCGATATCGAATCAATACTCTACTTCGACACGGTGGGAAATCTCATCTATGCAGACTCTTATGATCCGGAAACAGGTGAAATTCTCCCTGTCTCCACCCTGCTGGCAGATGCTCTGCAGTCCCTCCCTCTGATCTCTTCTCCCGCATCTGCCGGGGATGAGCTTTCCGGTATACTGAACACACCCGGAGAGATATGGATCTTTGCGGCTCAACCCATCCGTACATCAGATCGCCAAAGCCCGTCACGAGGCCACCTGGTAATGGTCTCCCCCTTTACATCCGGGACGGTAACAAAGATTGCCAAAGATACGAATATGGATATCAGGATGGCTCCCCTGCCGACGGGAGACGACAGGGCCCCCGGTCTGACAGGAGCAGACGATACTGCAGATACCGGGATACAGATAGTAAGATCACAAAAAGAGATCGCAGCAAGCACGCTGGTGTATGATGTGACAGGAAAAACCAGCCTTCTTCTCACGATAACAAGTCCCCGTGACACATACCTCCTGGGACAAAAGGCAGTCCTCAATTCTGTCATCCTGTTTATCATCGTCGTACTCATCGGTTCAGTGTTTGTCTACCTGTATCTGGGACGCCACCTCACCAGAAGAATAGAGAATATTTCCCGGGGGGTCCGCAAAATATCCGGATCTGCAAGCTACCATGTGCGACTCATCGATGGTGGGAATGATGAACTCACCGCCATTGTGCGGTCGGTAAACAGCCTGCTTGACACCATTCAGACAAGTCTTGTACAGATTGAGGGAGCTGGGAGGGCACGTGAGGAGTCAGAACGCAAATACCGTCACCTCTTTGAAGCAGCCAATGAGGCGATCTTCATTCTGGATGGCGTGGTAATTTGTGAATGCAACCGGGCTGCTGAAGAGATGACCGGGTGCGGCCGGAATGACCTGACCGGGAAACGGCTCAGTGAGATCATGGGCACCTGTTCAATAGACCCGGATGGAAATGTTCTCAGGGAACACACAGAAGCCGCATACGCTGGTGAACCCCAGCACTTCACGTGCGAACGACATCAGGATAATGAGCCGGTCAGGCATTTCAGTGTCTCCCTGTCCCGGTTCACCGGGACAAAAACGGTGTACCTGCTAGCCGTTGTACGTGACATTACCACTTTTGTAAAGAACAAAGAGCACCTGCGTATCACCCAGTTCTCTGTGGACAACGCTGATGATGCCATATACTGGGTGAAAAGAGACGGATCTGTCACCTACGGAAACATCGCAGCATGCCGATCCCTTGGCTACACTCCTGAAGAACTCACCAGCCTGAAGACATGGGATATTAACCCAACCCTCAGCCCGGATACCTGGCCGTCTGTGTGGAACCGGATTGCAGATGGCAGCCGGGTTCATGAGGAATCAATCCTGAAACGATCTGACAATACTGCCTTCCCCATCGCACAGACCAACAGTCACCTCTCTACACAGGGTGAGGAGTTCACCTGCATCTTTGCCCGTGATATGACAGAGACCGTTGAGATGCGGGAGCGTGAGAAAGAGGCACTCCGTCAGATAGAGGAGAACCTGCTCTCTCTGGCCATTCTCAACGATCATATCAGAAATCCCCTGACCGTTATATCCGCCACCGCAGATCTGCATGATACTGAATCGCGGGAGATTATCCTGTCACAGGTAGATCAGATTGATGAGATCGTCCGGAAACTAGACCAGGGATGGCTCGAATCTGCAAAGATACGTGAATTCCTGATTAAACATTATGACTTTGAAGAGGACACGGACAGAGAAGAGAGAGAAAACGACCCGGAAGAAAAATAA